The Mycobacterium paragordonae genome includes a region encoding these proteins:
- a CDS encoding PE family protein has protein sequence MSFVNVVPEALGTATQQVARIGTTLNSANAAAAASTTQVLAAGADEISAAVTALFSNYGAQYQSLSAAAAEFHQSFLQTLNAAGGAYAAADAAGASPLQALEVGVLSVVNAPTQALLGRPLIGNGANGTAASPNGGAGGLLIGNGGNGFSFTSGATAQNGGSGGAAGLIGNGGAGGTGYLGGSGGGGGNGGWLIGSGGSGGAAGAVNLLGAIGGTGGAGGNATLIGWGGNGGAGGDSATGTGGVGGAGGTGGRLIAVGGAGGTGGFGGTGGAGGAGGGASGLLFSVGGAGGVGGAGTAGGGGGGAGGAGGGYFFGLGGAGGAGGAASSAAGVGGAGGDGGVSGVLLGYAQGGASGMGGFGAAGGGAAGAGGTGAAVLGVGVGGAGSLGGSANMGGAGGAGGVGGIGAAVAGFGVGGLGGGGGFSVAGTGGAGGAGGQGLLLAGLGAGGLGGAGGNSLAAAGGHGGAGGNSGGLLTVGLGGNGGNAGQGVGPSAGGNGGNVGAISQGAFVQTFFGNGGNGGNGNNGGAGGTGGTGGLLLGASGVDGVP, from the coding sequence ATGTCGTTTGTAAATGTTGTTCCGGAAGCGCTGGGAACAGCTACGCAGCAGGTGGCTCGCATCGGTACCACGCTGAACAGCGCGAATGCGGCTGCCGCGGCCTCGACCACCCAGGTGCTCGCGGCCGGCGCTGACGAGATATCGGCGGCCGTCACCGCGCTATTCAGCAATTATGGCGCCCAATATCAGTCACTGAGCGCGGCCGCCGCGGAGTTTCATCAGAGTTTCCTCCAGACGCTGAATGCGGCCGGCGGCGCGTACGCGGCGGCCGACGCCGCCGGCGCCTCGCCGCTGCAGGCACTGGAAGTCGGTGTCCTGAGCGTGGTGAACGCGCCCACCCAGGCGTTGCTGGGGCGTCCGTTGATCGGTAACGGCGCCAACGGGACGGCGGCGAGCCCTAATGGCGGTGCGGGCGGGCTGCTGATCGGCAACGGGGGCAACGGCTTCAGCTTCACCAGCGGGGCCACTGCGCAGAATGGCGGCAGCGGTGGTGCTGCGGGATTGATCGGCAACGGCGGAGCGGGGGGTACCGGCTACCTGGGTGGGTCCGGCGGGGGCGGCGGCAACGGCGGGTGGCTGATCGGCAGCGGCGGTAGCGGCGGTGCTGCGGGAGCGGTCAACCTCCTGGGTGCCATTGGCGGGACCGGTGGGGCCGGCGGCAACGCGACTTTGATCGGATGGGGCGGCAACGGCGGGGCGGGTGGGGACTCCGCCACTGGAACTGGTGGGGTCGGCGGCGCGGGAGGGACCGGCGGAAGGCTCATAGCCGTTGGTGGCGCCGGCGGAACAGGCGGTTTCGGTGGCACCGGCGGTGCTGGCGGCGCCGGCGGAGGCGCCAGCGGGCTGCTCTTCAGCGTGGGCGGAGCCGGCGGCGTCGGTGGGGCGGGCACGGCAGGGGGCGGTGGCGGTGGAGCGGGCGGCGCCGGTGGTGGTTACTTCTTCGGTCTCGGCGGAGCTGGAGGAGCCGGTGGCGCGGCCTCTTCGGCTGCCGGCGTCGGCGGGGCAGGGGGCGACGGCGGCGTGTCCGGCGTGCTGCTCGGCTACGCCCAAGGCGGTGCCAGTGGAATGGGCGGCTTCGGCGCCGCCGGGGGCGGTGCCGCCGGCGCGGGCGGCACCGGCGCTGCGGTCCTGGGTGTGGGCGTCGGCGGTGCCGGCAGCCTCGGTGGTAGCGCGAACATGGGTGGCGCCGGTGGCGCGGGCGGCGTCGGTGGCATCGGCGCCGCGGTCGCAGGTTTCGGTGTCGGCGGCTTGGGCGGCGGGGGCGGCTTCAGTGTCGCCGGGACGGGCGGCGCCGGCGGGGCGGGCGGCCAGGGCCTCCTCCTCGCCGGCCTGGGCGCCGGAGGTCTCGGTGGTGCGGGTGGCAACAGCCTCGCTGCAGCCGGCGGCCACGGCGGCGCGGGTGGCAACTCGGGCGGCCTGTTGACCGTTGGACTAGGCGGGAACGGCGGCAACGCCGGCCAAGGCGTCGGACCGTCCGCCGGCGGCAACGGCGGCAACGTCGGGGCAATCTCCCAGGGCGCTTTCGTCCAGACGTTCTTCGGCAACGGCGGCAACGGAGGCAACGGCAACAACGGCGGCGCCGGCGGCACCGGTGGCACCGGCGGGTTGTTGCTCGGTGCTAGCGGGGTGGACGGGGTCCCGTAG
- a CDS encoding peptidoglycan D,D-transpeptidase FtsI family protein, with the protein MSRGEPRRERGPRRPREDQGPAKGRRARSATDASGSKRIRKPKETNKSRATARPETGHAATQRRTRQVMEVTSRGASFVFRHRAGNAVILVLMLVAVTQLFYLQVSNASQLNAQAASQLKVTDVERAVRGSIIDRHNDRLAFTIEARALTFQPKRIRQQLEDAKKKIPSAPDPDQRLKDMAKDVAGKLNNKPDAATLLKKLQSNETFVYLARNVEPAVAHAISAKYPEVGSERQDLRQYPGGSLAANIVGGIDWDGHGLLGLEDSLDAMLAGTDGSVTYDRGSDGVVIPGSYRNRHKAVHGSTIQLTLDDDIQFYVQQQVQQAKNVSGAHTVSAVVLDAKTGEVLAMANDNTFDPSQDIGRQGERQLGNLPVSSPFEPGSVNKIITASSVIEYGLSNPDEVLQVPGTISMGGVTVHDAWDHGVMPYTTTGVFGKSSNVGTLMLAQRVGPERFYDMVRKFGLGQRTGVGLPGESAGLVPPIDQWSGSTFSNLPIGQGVSMTLLQMAGMYQAIANDGVRIPPRILKATVAADGSRTEEPRPEGVRVVSAQTAQTVRQMLRAVVQQDPMGYQQGTGPAAAVPGYQMAGKTGTAQQINPGCGCYFDDVYWITFAGMATVDNPRYVIGIMMDNPQRNADGTPGHSAAPLFHNIAGWLMQRENVPLSPDPGPPLTLQAM; encoded by the coding sequence ATGAGTCGCGGCGAGCCGAGGCGCGAGCGCGGTCCCCGTCGGCCGCGTGAAGACCAGGGGCCGGCCAAGGGCCGCCGCGCCCGGTCCGCCACCGACGCGTCGGGCTCCAAGCGAATCCGGAAACCCAAGGAGACCAACAAGTCCCGTGCCACCGCACGACCCGAGACGGGACACGCGGCGACGCAGCGGCGCACCCGGCAGGTGATGGAAGTGACCAGCCGCGGTGCGTCCTTCGTCTTCCGTCACCGGGCCGGCAACGCGGTGATCCTCGTGCTGATGCTGGTGGCCGTCACGCAGCTGTTCTACCTGCAGGTGTCCAACGCCTCACAACTCAACGCGCAGGCGGCAAGCCAGCTCAAGGTCACCGACGTCGAACGGGCCGTGCGCGGGTCCATCATCGACCGCCACAACGACCGGCTCGCGTTCACCATCGAGGCGCGCGCATTGACCTTCCAGCCCAAGCGGATTCGCCAGCAGCTCGAGGACGCCAAGAAGAAGATCCCGAGCGCCCCGGACCCGGACCAGCGGCTCAAGGACATGGCCAAGGACGTCGCGGGCAAGCTGAACAACAAGCCCGACGCGGCGACCCTGCTCAAGAAGTTGCAGAGCAACGAAACGTTCGTCTATCTGGCACGCAACGTCGAACCTGCTGTTGCCCATGCGATTTCGGCCAAATATCCCGAGGTCGGTTCGGAACGCCAGGACCTCCGGCAGTACCCGGGCGGTTCGTTGGCGGCCAACATCGTCGGCGGCATCGACTGGGACGGCCACGGGCTGCTGGGCCTCGAGGACTCCCTGGACGCCATGCTGGCCGGCACCGACGGTTCGGTGACCTACGACCGCGGTTCCGACGGTGTCGTCATCCCCGGCAGTTACCGCAACCGCCACAAGGCCGTGCACGGTTCCACCATCCAGCTGACTCTCGACGACGACATCCAGTTCTACGTCCAGCAGCAGGTGCAGCAGGCCAAGAACGTGTCGGGAGCCCACACCGTCTCCGCGGTGGTGCTCGACGCCAAGACCGGCGAAGTGCTGGCCATGGCCAACGACAACACCTTTGACCCGTCGCAGGACATCGGGCGTCAGGGCGAGCGGCAACTGGGCAACCTGCCGGTGTCCTCACCCTTCGAACCCGGCTCGGTCAACAAGATCATCACCGCGTCCTCGGTCATCGAATACGGCCTGTCCAACCCCGACGAGGTGCTGCAGGTGCCCGGGACGATCTCCATGGGCGGTGTCACCGTGCACGACGCGTGGGACCACGGCGTGATGCCGTACACCACCACCGGCGTCTTCGGAAAGTCCTCCAACGTCGGCACCCTGATGCTGGCGCAGCGGGTGGGCCCGGAGCGCTTCTACGACATGGTCCGCAAGTTCGGACTGGGCCAGCGCACCGGCGTCGGACTGCCCGGTGAAAGCGCCGGCCTGGTGCCACCGATCGACCAGTGGTCGGGCAGTACCTTCTCCAATCTCCCAATCGGACAAGGTGTTTCGATGACCCTGCTGCAGATGGCGGGCATGTACCAGGCCATCGCCAACGACGGGGTGCGGATCCCGCCGCGGATCCTCAAGGCCACCGTCGCGGCCGACGGCTCACGCACCGAAGAGCCGCGTCCGGAAGGCGTGCGGGTCGTATCGGCGCAGACCGCCCAGACCGTGCGCCAGATGCTGCGGGCAGTCGTGCAGCAGGACCCGATGGGCTACCAGCAGGGCACCGGGCCGGCGGCCGCGGTGCCGGGCTACCAGATGGCCGGCAAGACCGGCACCGCCCAGCAGATCAACCCCGGCTGCGGCTGCTACTTCGACGACGTCTACTGGATTACCTTCGCCGGCATGGCCACCGTCGACAATCCCCGCTACGTCATCGGGATCATGATGGACAACCCGCAACGCAACGCCGACGGCACGCCGGGGCACTCCGCGGCGCCGTTGTTCCACAACATCGCGGGCTGGCTGATGCAGCGGGAGAACGTGCCGCTGTCGCCCGATCCCGGACCGCCGCTGACGCTGCAGGCGATGTAG
- the rsmH gene encoding 16S rRNA (cytosine(1402)-N(4))-methyltransferase RsmH, with amino-acid sequence MHACAPWSLPEPTLAYFPNARCVSDRGLGARVSRQPGLDGRSAGGVVVPQPGSGAGDFGHVPVLAQRCVELLTPALTRSHPDGTGAVLVDATLGAGGHAELFLTELPGLRVIGLDRDPSALQIARGRLAPFADRITLVHTRYDGIVNALTESGYDTVESVDGVLFDLGVSSMQLDRAERGFAYAKDAPLDMRMDPSSSLTAADIVNTYSEAELADILHRYGEERFARRIAAQLVRRRARTPFTTTAELVALLYEAIPAPARRTGGHPAKRTFQALRVAVNDELESLRNAVPAALDALAVAGRIVVMAYQSLEDRIVKRLFADATASRTPPGLPMELPGHGPLFRSLTHGAEKADAAEVERNPRSAPVRLRALQRIEHARGKAQA; translated from the coding sequence GTGCATGCCTGTGCACCGTGGTCTCTGCCCGAACCGACCCTGGCGTACTTCCCCAACGCCAGGTGCGTCTCGGACAGGGGCCTCGGTGCACGGGTGTCACGGCAACCAGGCCTGGATGGCCGCAGCGCGGGAGGTGTCGTGGTGCCTCAACCCGGTTCCGGCGCAGGTGATTTCGGACATGTCCCGGTTCTCGCCCAGCGGTGTGTCGAGCTGCTTACCCCGGCGCTGACCCGCAGCCACCCCGATGGCACCGGAGCCGTCCTGGTCGACGCCACACTCGGTGCGGGCGGGCATGCGGAGCTGTTTCTGACCGAACTGCCGGGACTGCGCGTGATCGGACTCGACCGCGACCCGAGCGCGCTGCAGATTGCCCGCGGCCGGCTCGCCCCCTTCGCCGACCGGATCACCCTGGTGCACACCCGCTATGACGGCATCGTCAACGCATTGACCGAATCAGGTTATGACACAGTGGAATCCGTTGACGGGGTGCTGTTCGACCTTGGGGTCTCGTCGATGCAGCTGGACCGTGCCGAGCGGGGTTTCGCCTACGCCAAAGACGCGCCGCTGGACATGCGGATGGACCCGTCGTCGTCGCTGACCGCGGCCGACATCGTCAACACCTACAGCGAAGCTGAGCTGGCTGACATCCTGCACCGCTACGGCGAGGAGCGGTTCGCCCGACGCATCGCCGCACAGCTCGTCCGCCGCCGCGCCCGTACCCCGTTCACCACGACGGCCGAACTGGTGGCCCTGCTGTACGAAGCGATACCGGCTCCGGCCCGGCGCACCGGCGGGCACCCGGCCAAACGCACCTTCCAAGCGCTGCGCGTGGCCGTCAACGACGAACTGGAGTCGCTGCGCAATGCCGTTCCCGCCGCGCTGGACGCGCTCGCGGTAGCCGGCCGCATCGTGGTGATGGCCTATCAATCGCTGGAGGATCGAATCGTCAAGCGACTGTTCGCCGATGCGACGGCTTCCCGCACACCGCCGGGGCTGCCAATGGAACTTCCCGGCCATGGCCCGCTGTTCCGGTCGCTGACCCATGGAGCGGAAAAAGCGGACGCGGCCGAGGTGGAACGCAACCCGCGCAGTGCCCCGGTCCGATTGCGGGCGCTGCAACGAATTGAGCACGCGAGGGGGAAGGCACAGGCATGA
- the mraZ gene encoding division/cell wall cluster transcriptional repressor MraZ: MFLGTYTPKLDDKGRLTLPAKFRDALAGGLMVTKSQDHSLAVYPRAEFEQLARRASKAPRSNPEARAFLRNLAAGTDEQHPDGQGRITLSSDHRRYAGLTKDCVVIGAVDYLEIWDAQAWNDYQQMHEENFSAASDEALGDIF, translated from the coding sequence GTGTTTCTCGGCACCTACACGCCCAAGCTCGACGACAAGGGGCGGCTCACGCTGCCGGCCAAATTTCGCGACGCTCTGGCAGGGGGGTTGATGGTCACCAAGAGCCAGGACCACAGCCTCGCCGTCTACCCGCGGGCGGAGTTCGAGCAGTTGGCGCGCCGGGCGAGCAAGGCGCCCCGGAGCAACCCGGAGGCGCGGGCGTTCCTGCGCAACCTCGCCGCCGGCACCGACGAGCAGCACCCCGACGGACAGGGCCGCATCACGCTCTCGTCCGACCACCGCCGCTACGCCGGCCTGACCAAGGATTGCGTGGTGATCGGCGCTGTCGACTACCTCGAGATCTGGGATGCGCAGGCCTGGAACGACTATCAGCAAATGCATGAAGAGAACTTCTCCGCGGCCAGCGATGAAGCACTCGGCGACATCTTCTGA
- a CDS encoding DUF3040 domain-containing protein, whose amino-acid sequence MPLSDHEQRMLDQIESALYAEDPKFASSVRGGGFRAPTARRRLQGMALFVVGLGMLVSGVAFKATMIGSFPILSVFGFIVMFGGVVYAVTGRRLSGRPDHGGPAAGSSRQRRSKGAGGSFTSRMEDRFRRRFDE is encoded by the coding sequence ATGCCACTCTCCGATCATGAGCAGCGAATGCTCGATCAGATCGAGAGCGCTCTCTATGCCGAGGATCCCAAGTTCGCGTCAAGTGTGCGCGGCGGGGGTTTCCGGGCGCCGACCGCGCGCCGCCGTCTGCAGGGCATGGCGTTGTTCGTCGTGGGACTGGGCATGCTGGTTTCCGGGGTGGCGTTCAAGGCCACGATGATCGGCAGCTTTCCGATCCTCAGTGTGTTCGGCTTCATCGTGATGTTCGGCGGCGTGGTGTACGCGGTCACCGGTCGGCGGTTGTCCGGCAGGCCGGACCACGGGGGACCGGCGGCCGGTTCATCGCGGCAGCGTCGCTCAAAGGGAGCGGGTGGCTCGTTCACCAGTCGCATGGAGGACAGGTTCCGGCGCCGCTTCGACGAGTAG
- a CDS encoding GNAT family N-acetyltransferase produces MATFLIDLPAKEMERRLGDALSVYVDAMRYPRGTESQRAGMWLEHTRRRGWKAVAAVEVADDAATAGSETELRSAPLVGIAYGYPGAPGQWWQQQVVLGLQRSGFPPQAIDRLMNSYFELTELHIHPRAQGRGLGEALARRLLAGRDENNVLLSTPENNGEANRAWRLYRRLGFTDVIRSYYFAGDPRPFAILGRALPL; encoded by the coding sequence TTGGCGACATTCCTCATCGATTTGCCGGCCAAGGAGATGGAGCGCCGCCTCGGCGACGCTCTGAGTGTCTATGTCGATGCGATGCGTTATCCCAGAGGCACGGAGAGCCAGCGGGCCGGCATGTGGCTGGAGCACACCCGGCGGCGGGGGTGGAAGGCGGTCGCGGCCGTCGAGGTCGCCGACGACGCGGCCACCGCCGGTTCGGAGACCGAGCTGCGTTCCGCGCCACTCGTCGGCATCGCCTACGGCTATCCCGGAGCACCCGGTCAGTGGTGGCAACAGCAGGTCGTCCTGGGACTGCAACGCAGCGGTTTTCCGCCGCAGGCGATCGATCGGCTGATGAACAGTTACTTCGAACTGACCGAGCTGCACATCCACCCCCGCGCTCAGGGGCGTGGCCTCGGCGAGGCGCTGGCCCGGCGCTTGCTCGCGGGCCGCGACGAGAACAACGTTCTGCTGTCCACTCCGGAGAACAACGGCGAGGCCAACCGCGCCTGGCGCCTCTACCGGCGGTTGGGTTTCACCGACGTGATCCGCAGCTACTACTTCGCCGGAGATCCGCGGCCTTTCGCGATTCTGGGCCGCGCTCTGCCCCTGTAA
- a CDS encoding LppM family (lipo)protein, whose translation MLLMLVPLATGCLRVRASLTISPDDQVSGEIIAAAKPKNNKDTGPQLDTNLPFSQKVAVSNYDSDGYVGSQAVFSDLTFAELPQLAHMNPDAAGVNLSLRRNGNLVILEGRADLTSLTDAEADVELTVAFPGTVTSTNGDRIEPEVVQWKLKPGVVSTMTAQARYTDPNTRSFTGAGIWLGIASFAAAGVVALLAWISRDRSPRFTASGDKTSSI comes from the coding sequence ATGCTGCTGATGTTGGTGCCGCTGGCCACCGGCTGCCTGCGCGTGCGCGCGTCTCTGACGATCTCGCCCGACGATCAGGTGTCCGGCGAGATCATCGCCGCCGCAAAACCGAAGAACAACAAGGACACCGGGCCGCAGCTCGATACGAACCTGCCGTTCAGCCAGAAGGTTGCCGTCTCCAACTACGACAGCGACGGCTACGTCGGATCCCAGGCCGTCTTCTCCGATCTGACGTTCGCCGAGTTGCCGCAGCTGGCCCACATGAATCCCGACGCCGCCGGGGTGAACCTGTCACTGCGCCGCAACGGCAACCTGGTGATCCTGGAAGGCCGGGCCGACCTGACCTCGCTGACCGACGCCGAGGCCGACGTCGAGTTGACCGTCGCCTTCCCCGGCACCGTCACCTCGACCAACGGCGACCGCATCGAACCCGAAGTGGTGCAGTGGAAGCTGAAGCCAGGCGTGGTCAGCACTATGACCGCGCAGGCCCGCTACACCGATCCCAACACCCGGTCGTTCACCGGCGCGGGCATCTGGCTCGGCATCGCCTCGTTCGCGGCAGCCGGCGTGGTGGCGTTGCTGGCCTGGATCAGCCGGGACCGCTCACCCCGGTTCACCGCCTCGGGCGATAAGACGAGTTCCATTTAA
- a CDS encoding mycobacterial-type methylenetetrahydrofolate reductase: MTLNTIALELVPPNVDGGREKAAEDAQKVVRYSAESGLDGRIRHVMIPGMIAEDDDRPVPMKPKMDVLDFWSIIRPQLPGMRGLCTQVTAFMDEASLGKRLAELTDAGMEGVVFVGVPRTMNDGEGSGVAPTDALSIYRDAVTNRGVIVIPTRDGEQGRLNFKCNQGATYGMTQLLYSDAIVGFLTDFARETDHRPEILLSFGFVPKMETRVGLINWLIQDPGNEAVTGEQEFVKQLAGSEPEQKRRMLVDLYKRVVDGVAELGFPLSIHFEATYGVSGPAFETFAEMLSYWAPDRA; the protein is encoded by the coding sequence GTGACGCTCAACACCATCGCGCTGGAGCTGGTGCCGCCGAACGTCGACGGGGGTCGGGAGAAGGCGGCAGAAGACGCGCAGAAAGTGGTGCGGTACTCGGCAGAGTCGGGCCTCGACGGCCGCATCCGGCACGTCATGATCCCCGGCATGATCGCCGAGGACGACGACCGCCCGGTGCCGATGAAGCCCAAGATGGACGTCCTGGACTTCTGGTCGATCATCAGGCCACAGCTTCCCGGGATGCGCGGCCTGTGCACTCAGGTCACCGCTTTCATGGACGAAGCATCCCTGGGCAAGCGCCTGGCCGAGCTGACCGACGCCGGCATGGAGGGAGTGGTGTTCGTCGGCGTGCCGCGCACCATGAACGACGGCGAGGGCTCCGGCGTCGCGCCGACCGACGCGCTGTCGATCTACCGCGACGCGGTGACCAACCGCGGAGTGATCGTGATCCCCACCCGGGACGGGGAACAGGGCCGACTCAACTTCAAATGCAACCAGGGCGCCACTTACGGCATGACCCAGTTGCTGTATTCCGACGCGATCGTCGGCTTCTTGACCGACTTCGCCCGGGAAACCGATCACCGGCCGGAAATCCTGCTGTCATTCGGTTTCGTGCCCAAGATGGAGACCCGCGTCGGCCTGATCAACTGGCTGATTCAGGACCCCGGCAACGAAGCGGTGACCGGCGAGCAGGAGTTCGTCAAGCAGTTGGCCGGCAGCGAACCCGAGCAGAAGCGCCGGATGCTGGTGGACCTGTACAAACGGGTGGTCGACGGGGTGGCCGAACTCGGTTTTCCGCTCAGCATCCACTTCGAGGCCACCTACGGCGTTTCCGGTCCCGCGTTCGAGACGTTCGCCGAAATGCTTTCCTACTGGGCGCCCGACCGGGCTTAG
- the idsA2 gene encoding bifunctional (2E,6E)-farnesyl/geranyl diphosphate synthase, which yields MAGAITEQLRRYVQDRRNESAFLGADYGTLTAWLEDFALSGGKRMRPVFAYWGWDAVSTEAPDADTLLLFAALELLHAFALIHDDVIDASATRRGRPTAHMHFAALHRDRDWRGASEQFGLSAAILLGDIAHAWANDVISRASLCPAARQRVERVWSDIRTEVLGGQFLDIVAEASTPASAAESVASAMTVATYKTASYTVSRPLQLGAAAAADRPDVMAAFKQFGTDLGVAFQLRDDVLGVFGDPAVTGKPSGDDLRSGKRTVLLAEATQLADESDPLAANLLRTSVGTELTDDQVRELRTVIEDLGALAAAENRITDLTQRALATLSAAPISATAKAGLSELARLATDRTA from the coding sequence GTGGCCGGCGCCATCACCGAACAACTGCGCCGCTACGTGCAGGACCGTCGCAACGAATCCGCCTTCCTCGGGGCCGACTACGGGACGTTGACCGCTTGGCTCGAAGACTTCGCCCTCAGCGGCGGCAAACGGATGCGGCCGGTGTTCGCCTACTGGGGTTGGGACGCGGTCAGCACCGAGGCACCCGATGCGGACACGCTGCTGCTGTTCGCCGCGCTGGAGCTGCTGCACGCGTTCGCGCTGATCCACGACGACGTCATCGACGCCTCCGCGACGCGTCGCGGCAGGCCGACCGCTCACATGCATTTCGCGGCCCTGCACCGCGACCGCGACTGGCGCGGCGCGTCGGAGCAATTCGGGTTGTCCGCGGCAATCCTGCTCGGTGACATCGCGCACGCCTGGGCGAACGACGTCATCTCCCGCGCCAGTTTGTGCCCGGCGGCCCGGCAACGCGTCGAGCGCGTCTGGTCGGACATCCGGACCGAGGTGCTGGGCGGCCAGTTCCTCGACATCGTCGCGGAGGCTTCGACGCCGGCCTCGGCCGCCGAGTCGGTGGCATCGGCCATGACCGTCGCCACCTACAAGACCGCCTCGTACACCGTCTCCCGGCCACTGCAACTGGGAGCGGCCGCCGCCGCCGACCGGCCCGACGTGATGGCCGCCTTCAAACAGTTCGGGACCGACCTCGGGGTGGCGTTCCAGCTCCGTGACGACGTGCTGGGCGTGTTCGGCGACCCCGCAGTGACGGGCAAACCGTCCGGCGACGACCTGCGCTCCGGCAAGCGCACCGTGCTGCTGGCCGAAGCCACCCAGCTGGCCGACGAGTCAGACCCGTTGGCGGCCAACCTGTTACGCACCTCGGTCGGAACCGAATTGACCGACGACCAGGTGCGTGAACTGCGCACGGTGATCGAGGATCTGGGCGCGCTGGCCGCGGCGGAGAACCGCATCACCGATCTCACCCAGCGCGCGTTGGCAACGCTGTCCGCGGCGCCGATCAGCGCCACGGCCAAAGCCGGATTGTCCGAACTGGCCCGCCTGGCCACCGATCGGACCGCCTGA
- a CDS encoding alpha-(1->6)-mannopyranosyltransferase A — protein MTDATAAAPKQSYRQRLSRLRTFATAAEGAPARLGFLGSVLITAGGLGAGSTRQHDPLLESIHLSWLRFGHGLVLSSILLWIGVGLMLIAWLRLGRQCLAGAASEFTMRATTAFWLAPLLLSVPVFSRDTYSYLAQGALLRDGLDPYAVGPVGNPNSLLDDVSPIWTITTAPYGPAFILIAKLVTIIVGNNVVAGTMLLRLCMLPGLALLIWAAPRLAHHVGTDGAKALWICVLNPLVLIHLMGGVHNEMLMVGLMAAGIALTLQRHHVAGITLLTIAIAVKATAGLALPFLCWVWMRHLREDRGWRPVRAFLAAVLASSVICVVGFAVLSLVAGVGLGWLTALAGSVKIINWLTIPTAAANIIHAATSGFFAVQFYTVLRIARLVGILVILVSLPVLWWRFRRDDRDALLGIFGVMLVVVLFVPAALPWYYSWPLAVLAPLAQSRRAMAVIAGFSTWIMVIFKPDGSHGMYSWLHVGLATAFAAVAWYSLYKEPEPSEEQVAVSTP, from the coding sequence ATGACAGACGCGACCGCCGCCGCACCGAAACAAAGCTACCGGCAACGTCTTTCGCGATTGCGGACGTTCGCCACCGCCGCCGAGGGTGCACCCGCGCGGCTCGGTTTCCTCGGGTCGGTGCTCATCACCGCCGGCGGCCTGGGCGCCGGCAGCACCCGTCAGCACGATCCCCTGCTGGAGTCGATCCACCTGTCCTGGTTGCGTTTTGGGCACGGGCTGGTGCTGTCCTCGATCCTGCTGTGGATCGGCGTCGGCCTGATGCTGATCGCCTGGCTGCGGCTGGGCCGGCAGTGCCTGGCGGGTGCGGCCTCCGAGTTCACCATGCGGGCCACCACCGCGTTCTGGCTGGCGCCGCTGCTGTTGTCGGTGCCGGTGTTCAGTCGCGACACCTACTCCTACCTCGCGCAGGGCGCGTTGTTGCGCGACGGCCTGGACCCCTATGCGGTCGGGCCGGTCGGTAACCCCAATTCGCTGCTGGACGACGTCTCCCCCATCTGGACCATCACCACCGCCCCCTACGGTCCGGCGTTCATCCTGATCGCCAAGCTGGTCACGATTATCGTCGGCAACAACGTCGTCGCCGGCACCATGCTGCTGCGGCTGTGCATGCTGCCCGGACTGGCGCTGTTGATCTGGGCCGCTCCCCGACTGGCGCATCACGTTGGCACCGACGGCGCCAAGGCGCTGTGGATCTGCGTGCTCAACCCGTTGGTGCTCATCCACCTGATGGGCGGGGTGCACAACGAGATGCTGATGGTGGGTCTGATGGCCGCCGGTATCGCGCTGACTCTGCAACGTCATCATGTCGCTGGGATCACGCTGCTCACCATCGCGATCGCGGTCAAAGCGACCGCGGGGTTGGCGCTGCCGTTCCTGTGCTGGGTCTGGATGCGTCATCTTCGGGAGGATCGCGGCTGGCGACCCGTCCGCGCGTTCCTGGCGGCCGTGCTGGCATCCTCGGTGATCTGTGTCGTCGGGTTCGCGGTGCTGTCACTGGTGGCCGGGGTCGGGCTGGGCTGGCTGACCGCGTTGGCCGGGTCGGTGAAAATCATCAACTGGCTGACCATCCCGACGGCCGCGGCCAACATCATCCACGCCGCCACCAGCGGTTTCTTCGCGGTGCAGTTCTACACCGTGCTGCGGATCGCCCGGTTGGTCGGAATCCTGGTCATCCTGGTGTCGCTGCCGGTGCTGTGGTGGCGATTCCGCCGCGACGACCGGGACGCCCTGCTGGGCATCTTCGGCGTGATGCTGGTGGTCGTGCTGTTCGTGCCTGCCGCGCTGCCGTGGTACTACTCCTGGCCGCTGGCGGTGTTGGCCCCGCTGGCCCAGTCTCGTCGGGCGATGGCGGTGATCGCGGGATTCTCGACATGGATCATGGTGATCTTCAAACCCGACGGGTCCCACGGCATGTACTCCTGGCTGCATGTGGGGCTCGCGACCGCATTCGCGGCAGTGGCCTGGTATTCGCTCTACAAGGAACCGGAGCCGAGCGAGGAACAGGTCGCCGTCAGTACGCCCTGA